The region TTAAATGGGATgattattttggccaatcacaacaggTACCGACTTTTGTATGAGCCAATCATAACACAAAGTACATTTCATGCAGCCGGCGCTAAGCGCTGGAAATCACGTGGGAGTATGTCACAATTATTTTTACTATtgactctgattggctgaaaatttAGCGCgaagaataggccttttgcatcaaacaatcacatggtacaaaatccgccatgctggagggcaagctcattctTATTCCctcactgggacattaaaacagagaccttgaaccagtcaagcttgacttgcctttgttttaatgttccagtgggggaataacaatgagcttgccctccagcatggcggaattttgtatcatgtgatcgtttgttgcaaaaggcctattgaagCGAAGCTTGGAATTTGTTTACTACCACATAACACCTTAAGAACGCTCAGGAGCTCGTGCAaatgtgtccgtgcattccggatcgaattggaatttggcagtgttggcagtgtttgaggagaggggaaaaccggagttacccggagaaaaacctcgcgaagcaaggagagaaccaacaacaaactcaacccacatatcaTGCCGGggccacatatgacgccggcaCCGGGAatttgaacccgggccacattggtgggaggcgagtgctctcactgcTGCGCCACCCCTGCAAGGCAAGACAAAAGAATTTTCGAAATTGCTTTGACCGAATATGATACCTCTCTACACTACACATGTAATAAACGGTAATTTTGTTCCTCCTTTTCAGTAGTAGCAAACGAAATAACATTGTTTGCTTTCAGATGATCCGTGAATGCGGTCAAGTGACTCGTGGAAGTGAAGGTGCCCCGGGTCCAAAAGGTCCCTCTGGGAATCAAGGTAACATGGGACCAGTAGGAGCAAAGGGAAATCGTGGAGAAATGGGACCACCTGGCCGTCTTGCACCAGGACAAATTTCACCCGTACAAGCTCCTGCAGGGGATCCTGGTGAGCGTGGAAGGACCGGAACTCCCGGGGATCCCGGAGACCCTGGTTTCCCAGGACAAAAAGGGAGAAAAGGGTATCAGGGATTTCCTGGAAATATGGGAAGGAAAGGAGACGAAGGATATTCTGGTGACATCGGTCCCCGTGGAAATGTTGGATCTCCCGGTACATTAGGAAGTTGGACGCGGTTTTCATGGGAAATAAACGTCAGTATAGATAGAGGCCTTTTGAAGGTTGGTACAGTTTTCCATCACTGTTGTTTGTGCTTAGTCGAGTCGAATGTAAGCTTTCTTGGTATGCAAAGGACTTAAAACCGTTGTTCTAGGAAGCACAGAAGACCTCGAACTCTTTTATCACGCAATCTcttccccagagtccgcttttcttttggtcggcaccaagaacacggactctcgTCTACGCATGCTCAGAAATGTGAAACgacagtggttgtcaacggttacaaaaatggaccttcactacgactgcgcataaattggaagtggccagagtccgtgttcttggtgctgaccaaaagaatagcggactctggggacgagattgtttAGCACCTAGCTATGCTGGTTTTCAGTAATGTCGATCCCAGTACCATACCTAACCAGGAAATACCTACCCCCCAGTGTCAACAGCGAACAAAACTAAACCTTTTGATCCTTCTTTAGGAATGCATCTTCACCAAGCAAGACCTTAATTCAGTCCTCCACGTAGTCTATGAGGGAAACCTTCAAATAGGACTTTGCAGCGACTGCTGTAAGCGTTGGTTTTTTAGCTTCAATGATGCGGAGTGTCCAAACCCAGGATCAATCGACGGTGTCATGTCAGGAGGCCTGAGCCCCGATTACCCGTTTTATTCCTATGGAAGAATCGAGGGGTTTTGTGAAAAGAGATTTCCAACTGGTCCAGTTAGAGTCGGCTTACGGATGGAGAACTGTCCGACGTACAATAGTTCTTCCACGCCTTATAATCTTCAACTGCACAATCGGTATGGAAAGATATTGATACAGGAGGTGTCACCATCGCAACAGAATACTCAGAAAACACTGACGTGAGAGACTTCATACCACGCCCTGATCAAAGACTGTTTTGTATGATTTTGACACACTTATGCCCAGAGATGCACGTGATCATCATAACGAACACCGAACAACTGTTACTCTTCTCCCAGTGCCTTATCGTCTTTGTCAGACCTGATTTTTTAAGATTTATGTCCTCCAAGTTTTTTCTCCAGTTTAATGTGTGCATGTGTGACTTTGAATGAGTCATTGATCGTTGATTGGCACAAAGGGCAATAAATAACGGAAAAATATATATCTAAGGAAAGATCTTGGAGTTGTAACTTCCGAGTCGTGAGCTCCTGAAGATATACattcaaaaaattgttttacGGCAATTAATACCTTTGAAAGGTCtctccaagagaaaatgaggggacagagagggaggctcagggcgttggccgggatatgttatatccacgaaagttatttttagacgagcggaagtctttgttctagcggaagtcaaaggaaccgaggttggcctgaatgcggacgtctcggaagacttccgctcgtctaaaaataactttcgtggacatgacatatcccaagggctggaccgggagcctccttctctgtcccctcattttctcttggtctcTCCCAACATCAGTTGTTTCGGCTTATACTAGGGCAGAGGACACCCAATGGTAgccattgtttttaaaaaattgtgtaTAGGTTAAAGGAGGAAACCTCTCAACTCTTGCTGAACTCAATGCCTGCAATTTATTTCTCGTCTACACCTCTCtgatcttttcctttccttttcatttgttGTCATTTGCAAGCAAAGGTCTGGACTAATCTTTTCTGCCTTCCTAAGATTTATTTCTCTCGTCGTATTTTGTGTGTACTCTTGCTTAAGGACAACTACACCAGCGTGAGTGTCTGCCGCGTGGGTCTCCGTACTCGCACGAGAATGCCTCCTCGCGCACGTTTCTCCACGTTGCTCGCGAGCCCCTCAGCCTTCAATTAGTCGCATGTGTGCGTTAATTAAGCATTCAAAAGTTGTAGAAAAAGAAATGTTATCTTTACGAAATAATTAATGTAGTGAAACCTATTGGAAATAGGGTTAGAGTTGTGTATTAACTGCAACAGTCCCTTGCAAATCATTCATCAAAAAGTGACTTCTTCATGTCCCTTGTCCCTAGTCAACCACATTTTATTCAATTTGGTCTGAGCAGAACATCTTTTTCTTTCTGATATAATAACCTCTTTATTTTCCTTAGAGTTGACCTGGGTTGGGTGGATTACTGATAAAAAATGCTACAAATCCCTGCTAATCCGGAAATTCTCCAAAGGATTACAATAGCTGACAATGACGACCAGTTTTGCGCCACTGACACTCCACGTCACGCAATCAACTGTGCGCGTGTTTTAATTTGTGATTCTCAAAATTTCGTAAGGCGAACAGAAATGCTTATGATATCTACCCTCATTCTCGTCTTCTGGGCAGCCGTGAATACGGTTGATTCTCAAGATGACATCACCTGGACAAGACAGGAGTGTCGTGAGGTACGTCACAGTATTTGAActggctttttttctttcatgttgcATTTCCTCAGAATTCATTATCAATGGCTCATGTTGCAAGCTCTATCATTCTTGTAAATTGCTGCCATTGCTGGGGAAAAATGTTCGTTTTGTTGGTTACTATACACTTTGTGTTCTTGACCAAGATAAGAATTGAACGACATGCAATGTCGATAAAGTTATTGGTGTCGGAACCCCCAGGGGAGACAAGCTTACCGTCAGGAAAATCTCGACGCCATACCaagccccgggggggggggggactcccatatgaaacagacggggatgcttgtcggaaattttgaattttacccctaaaggagaccaatctaggcgtggcttaagcaaattttgacccctaaaagagaccgtttaaaaacacaaaaatacgacacgcaatgagttttaatgataaaaaggcataatcatcgaatgcttttatctaaaaagaaaatttaaaaggaaatttgacttctgtttctcttcgcgtaattctgtgttacttcgcggaaccctaaacgagaccttggtggcataaaatattggcgctttgcccggaacaccctaagcgagaccaaaatccaaaatttacatccctaagcgagacgacgagcatccccgtctgtttcacaAGGGAggcccccgcccccccccccccccccccccccccccccgggaccAAGGCGAAGAGCTCGTTCTAGGGAAAGGGCCTAAAATGAGACTGGATTTTTTTCCTGGTGAGAGCAAAGCATTGCTGATTTTACAGTTTAATAGAACTTCTTCGTATTAACGCAAGAAAGGCAGTCTCACCGTTCgagtttactgtttactgttggGGCACTAGAGATTACTCCCAcgtaaaaaggggagggatgctcgaaagaaattttaaattaaccctttcattcctgTGGgggtccccattgacgagtaaaatcgtctggcggtCTCAGTGGCCGTTACCAGAGTGAAAGGGATAATtataaacccctaaaggagaccaatctgggtgtgacccaggctttttttgacccctaaaagagaccatattaaaacacagagaaataaaaaatacggTGACTCTTGATGATgccaaagacattatcatctaattctctattttcgaatttcccataatacactttgtttgccccccaaattttgcataaactattgctTTCAAATGCTCtcggggacactgcatattcccaagagcatttgaaaacaatggtttatgcaaaatttggggggcaaacaaagtgtattatggggaattcgaaaatagagaatactttcacctacgtgaagaaatataaaagtgtaaattggccaccgcacagagattctaaaagctgacgtttcgaacgttagcccttcgtcagagcgaatccaaaacgctctgacgaagggctaacgctcgaaacgtcagcttttagaatctctgtacggtggccaatttatattatcaactccgttgataaaaccaaatttttgtatacatatgattgcgttttgcccggACCCTCGTAAgagagaccaaaatccaaaatttacaccccttaGCGAGACGCCTAGCATCCCTCCCCTtcttatatgggagtcccccccccccccctcatgtTTCTTAATCTGAAGCCTTACAAATTAGGACCTTTTACGTACAGAATTAAATGGCTTGCTACCTGAGCTTGTCACGGTTACTGTCCTCATCCGTTtcccaaacaaacaaaccgcTACATTCCAAACAAACGTGACAATGTTTTATTTAGttcttaactttaagcgaaAAAGTTCTATTAATCTTTACATTTCAGATGATGGAATCATGCGAGTTACTATCCGGCCTTCCGGGACCCACGGGACCAGTCGGGTCAAAGGGTGCCCTTGGACAATTGGGCATAAAGGGAGACAAAGGAAACAAAGGCTTTCCTGGGGAACCCGGAAATCCCGGAATAAGAGGCGGAGGTTATCCTGTGAAAGGTCAAAAAGGGCAAACTGGGGATATTGGAGCGAAAGGAGCAAAAGGCTTCAGAGGAGGTGATGGACCTTCAGGAGTCTTTGGAGTGCAAGGGTCGTTGGGTTCCCCTGGATTACCAGGAGATTTCGGAAGAAAGGGAGGCATCGGTCCCCCTGGAGAAGATGGTGAGCCCGGTGTGGCCAAACTAAATTGGAAGCAATGTGTTTTCACTCCAGATATGAACACAGCCAGAGGAGAGATGGTGGTAGGTTTATTCAAAATGCATTGTATCAGAATTGCTTCCATTACTCCCGGAGACGGAGCCAAACGAAACTATGCGCTCCTAGACGTTCTGCTATGGGAACTGAAATCTAACGAAACTCTAAATGAAATACTTAAGACGTATTTTGATGtctctgctttttttttcttttcaaacaaacCTTTGCAGCACATTGCTGTAGACTTACCATGATTTCATCCTTTTAAATCGTCAACCAGTAAACTATGCACTGAGTGGCTTACAGTGCGGGAGGTCGCAAGTACAACTTCAAGCCCTAAGCGCTAAActaaactgcgttttggcttccatctaTCAAATTTCCGATCCCATCGCTTTCCATAGACATTGAGTTCGAATGTACcaatgtaccgtgggaaccaaagatgctgattggtgggtTCTATCACGCATCAATCAGTTTTCGGGTGAACTCTCGGTTTGACGTAGGAAGTTTGATTCATCGAAGCCGaaacgcagtttggccgttGGCGCTTGAGGATAGGATTCCgtagaattatgaaaattgcacTAAATCACTCAATagaaagtgttttctttgtaaTCACTCCTGTAAGTGGCAACTTGGATTTGACACGAAACTTCTTAGCCAATTGATCACTTTGCGTAATTGTGCAAAACCACTCTAATTCAGTTACCATCTGTTTTCTAGTATTGTACGTTTTTCAAGGAACGTAGTGATACCTCACTGCACGTGACTTATCAGGGGGAGACGCACATCGGATTATGCGAGAACTGTTGCAAGGCCTGGTACTTCACGTTTGACAACCTGACGTGTACCGATCCAGGAAGTGTAGATGCTGTCTTCAGCTCGCTGCATTTGTCGCGAAATGGTCCAAACAAGAATACCCTACCGGATTATATGCATGGAACCATCTCCGGGTATTGTAGTTCTGTTCCTAGGGGATCAGTTCGAGTTGGATTGTCACTGGATAATTGTCCTGGATATCCTACAAACAAACTTACTTTTAAAGGTGTTATACAACCGAACAGtcaaataattattcaagaAGTCCCCGCTCCGCAAGTTTGACATTGTTTATCTTTGAACTGAGAAGTTTGCCAGCTATTTTATGCCAGCTGTAAGTTGCAATGTGCCGCTGAtcggtaaaaaaaaatgctattcTAGAAATGGCGTGATGTGGTGCAAACCAAATTGCTCAAACATTAACTCACAATAAATTACGAGACTAAGgggaaaaaaacatgtttttgatGACCCACTTGTTGCATAAACCACTTCCCTTCTCGCTCCATCCCTACTGTTATATTTTGCTCTTAAGTAATATCGTGATCGAGAGAGCGGGGATAGCGCAtaggtgagagcactcgccctACTACTCACTACTTGGTGCCATCTAAACAATAAACAAGTTGTCCCCTCTCTGTTGAGTTCTCTGTATCTTagcttaaaaattaatatattgTCGTTTTAGTGCAGGGTGATTAGATTACAAACAGCCTATGTTGAGCAGGGGCCTTTGTCCGCCAAATAAAATTACCGTATCTTGGTTGTGGTTCTTTACCCtatcctcttgttctttggGTAGTGTTTTTAGTCGGCATGTTACGTGATTGTGACAGGAAATGGACACCCGCATTGCTGGAGATTATCTGCACTCCCTAAAACTTGATCCGAAACTTCTGCTCGTGTCTGGAAGTGGCGTCGAGTCAGTCACGCTTGGTGACAGTCTCATGCCCTTTTACAAAGAGAACCTTCAATTCCCCTGTTTGCCTCTGCTGGTTCACACTCATACTTAGTAGAATTGCAAATCAAACTGGTAAGTAAACCTGCATTTTCATTAAAGGCTGCCGTTTCTTCACAACCATGGCCTGACTAGGAAAGCGCATAATTTAATAATCTGAAGcacattgtttttctttctgcGTGTGAACTTCCCCTCCATAAGTTTTATTGATATTTTTAAAGTTCTTCTTTTAAAATGCCTGAAAGAAGTTATTTGAATATTAGAATAACTATGAGAAGCAATTTACATGTCATGAATTGACTGACACGCAATACGTGTACCACGCTTGGATCCCGCACACGCGTGTGCACGAGGGACTCTTTCTCCACGCACAATCCCACCTTCATTTTAACGTTCTAAATATGTTTCATTTTTTCGGTCATGGCGAGCACTCCAACATCTAAATACAGAAATGCACCAGCATTGCGAGAACATTTCCATATTTTCATTAAGCTCTTTACTCTGAAAGCAATGTTATCGCTCTTCTACTCTTTAGTCTTCCGTCATTGTTAAGCTGATTGTTTCCAATATTTTTCGTAGTTAATTTCTTCATTATGGCAAGGATTTTAGCAACAATGGTCTTGTTAGTGCTTTACCAAGAAACTCAAACCCAACGCAAGATAAACTGGGGAAGACGTCTTTGTGGACAGGTAGGACAATTTTCAATTATAGTAAAATGGAAAGCCGTAGGGagatttaaaattttcaaaacttaTTAGCCACACGTACATATTTCTTAAAGAGTCGGCAGAAGAACAGTCATAAAGATGTATGGAAGTTTGTCCTAGGGCCGGTTGGCCTAGGAAGACTGGATAGCCACTTTAAAATTTGCAATCGAAGGGTAAGGTATCGTGCTAGAAAACCCAGGAAATCCATCTGAGCGTCTCCCTacttataaatataaatattgatTTGGTTTTTATGTTGGTCATCTTTAAAACGTTATCGATCGACTGACTGAATGACTGACTCGGTCTTGATTGATGGATGGAGGGATCGATTGATTGAACGATCGATTGTTTCAATGATTGGTTGATTAAATAACTGATTGaatgattgactgactgactgattgtttgattgattgattgactagGTTGAGGGAAGATGCAGGCAATACTTTATTGGAGTCCCTGGGATAAAAGGAAACGAGGGAGACCCAGGCCCCGCGGGTCCACCGGGGCAAAAAGGAATGAGAGGCGACAAGGGACTTAAAGGATCCAGTTACGTCGCTGACCTATTTCCAGTTTATGGAATTAAGGGGAAGAAAGGCGAACCAGGTATTCGCTTGCTAATAGTAGAACATTTTTCGTAattgtatttgtttgtttttgtatatTACTTCTAATCAATAACGAATTTCCAAAGTGTGATCTCTCGTATAATGTTTTGACGTATTAAATGCTAGGTTACTTTGGAACAAAAGGACAACGCGGTCGTCCCGGGAGAAAAGGAACATCCGGGGATCCGGGGGATAAGGGGGACATTGGCCCTAAGGGAGAACCAGGTTCCCAGGGATTTCCAGGTGTCAAAGGACTAAAAGGCAACCCGGGAATTTCTGGATCGATAAACAATTGGAAAACATGTTATTGGAAGCACGACCCATTACAGCAGTACGGTCTATTGAAGGTTAGTCaatgaattttatttaatttgaaaaaatgcttCTATAAATATTAAAGCTTTAAACGAAATGTTTTTCTCTATCAAACTTTGTTCGTGAAGTTTCCCCCTTGAAAATGACTTATTCATTGGGCTCCTCCTGTTACGGCCAAATCGCTGGCGACAAGCCATGTTATAGTCACATAAGAGAAGTTTCCTAAATGGCAGATCTCCAAGTACATACTGGccaaaatgtgataaaacttACCTTTGCATTGGTATCTTTCTTGCCAGGAATGCCTTTTCAACAAACGAAATCAAAGAAGTGTCTTGCACGTGATCTTTGAAG is a window of Montipora capricornis isolate CH-2021 chromosome 13, ASM3666992v2, whole genome shotgun sequence DNA encoding:
- the LOC138028938 gene encoding collagen triple helix repeat-containing protein 1-like: MNLLITLALQSILILAVCGQLFRTWTNRDCQRMIRECGQVTRGSEGAPGPKGPSGNQGNMGPVGAKGNRGEMGPPGRLAPGQISPVQAPAGDPGERGRTGTPGDPGDPGFPGQKGRKGYQGFPGNMGRKGDEGYSGDIGPRGNVGSPGTLGSWTRFSWEINVSIDRGLLKECIFTKQDLNSVLHVVYEGNLQIGLCSDCCKRWFFSFNDAECPNPGSIDGVMSGGLSPDYPFYSYGRIEGFCEKRFPTGPVRVGLRMENCPTYNSSSTPYNLQLHNRYGKILIQEVSPSQQNTQKTLT
- the LOC138030274 gene encoding collagen triple helix repeat-containing protein 1-like, which encodes MLMISTLILVFWAAVNTVDSQDDITWTRQECREMMESCELLSGLPGPTGPVGSKGALGQLGIKGDKGNKGFPGEPGNPGIRGGGYPVKGQKGQTGDIGAKGAKGFRGGDGPSGVFGVQGSLGSPGLPGDFGRKGGIGPPGEDGEPGVAKLNWKQCVFTPDMNTARGEMVYCTFFKERSDTSLHVTYQGETHIGLCENCCKAWYFTFDNLTCTDPGSVDAVFSSLHLSRNGPNKNTLPDYMHGTISGYCSSVPRGSVRVGLSLDNCPGYPTNKLTFKGVIQPNSQIIIQEVPAPQV
- the LOC138030275 gene encoding collagen triple helix repeat-containing protein 1-like, encoding MARILATMVLLVLYQETQTQRKINWGRRLCGQVEGRCRQYFIGVPGIKGNEGDPGPAGPPGQKGMRGDKGLKGSSYVADLFPVYGIKGKKGEPGYFGTKGQRGRPGRKGTSGDPGDKGDIGPKGEPGSQGFPGVKGLKGNPGISGSINNWKTCYWKHDPLQQYGLLKECLFNKRNQRSVLHVIFEGSMRVGFCKACCKRWFFAFDGAECQNANIEARLQGSKLFSGMEYRHVRLEGYCARSAGQVSVELWVEDCLNHRRAPTVSFMYVDVNPRITVEEITLTEI